A single Syngnathoides biaculeatus isolate LvHL_M chromosome 18, ASM1980259v1, whole genome shotgun sequence DNA region contains:
- the LOC133492283 gene encoding FH2 domain-containing protein 1-like isoform X1, which produces MVDLPTCTSTLDLLTAARFGLFGRLHRSELTESATSSSLGGIEAPLISSPEPLPRPPPPPPPPPPPLPRLPPQPSSFQRRSMKKFYWDAIPSQRVLGRVNVWTSELPPRELVLDTLSMDELFGRVDHRPAGVGRRRARGTCEVGPHEPQVGVLDSRKSMNIGILLKCFKRPAAEMVDDIVRGDWRGFGDGKLSELCKLLPDQSEVERLLSYDGNPLLLPEADRFMVQLVKVPHYEELLKVMVLRQEFSPLLDDVNRSLNIMIKAANELLDCDDLHSVIRLVLKAGNYMNAQGGHSADAIGFRMASLLKMADTKANKPGMNLMHYVAKQQADDIDADLLTFPGYLEHIGAAARICKEDVVADLERQVEKLNQVKLHAAAHSDLRQQMEPFLEACEAQLCDANSLLRELEVLSCAVAEFFCEDPRNFELAGCCSIFHSFCRRFETAVQENRKREAAEQRLKRKESFRQTAKRGPATPVPESGLESALHRLLSAAPEGPSAGRSRKNTQPLTPGPPVESPEKKQAKREEVREGPSTPCTPRPRTRDVFSDYNGDGGSPWTVLSPLTCSRRRRPQRGGASDANDPDDGVWESAFRGPRGRSASVDSTRQTPLPATAAASRLRTLFQRAAPQRSYSSGSGTDTVRNPAASFHFISFFRRFGGKKEARQPDVRPTDLEQD; this is translated from the exons ATGGTCGACTTGCCCACATGTACGTCGACTCTGGACCTG CTCACCGCGGCGCGGTTTGGACTTTTCGGACGGCTGCATCG ATCAGAATTGACGGAAAGTGCGACATCGTCGTCTTTGGGCGGGATTGAGGCGCCACTGATCTCCTCTCCAGAGCCTCTGCCTCgccctcctccgccgccgcctccgccaCCCCCTCCTCTCCCCCGTCTCCCCCCCCAGCCGTCGTCGTTCCAGCGCCGCTCCATGAAAAAGTTCTACTGGGATGCCATCCCCAGCCAGCGCGTCCTGGGCCGGGTTAACGTGTGGACCTCGGAGTTGCCCCCCCGCGAACTGGTGCTGGACACGCTCAGCATGGACGAGCTCTTCGGCCGTGTGGACCACCGTCCGGCCGGCGTCGGGAGGCGGAGGGCCCGTGGCACGTGCGAGGTCGGCCCGCACGAGCCTCAG GTGGGCGTCCTGGACTCCAGAAAGAGCATGAACATCGGCATCCttctcaaatgttttaaaag GCCGGCGGCGGAAATGGTGGACGACATTGTCCGGGGCGACTGGCGCGGCTTCGGCGACGGGAAACTGTCGGAGCTCTGCAAGCTGCTGCCCGACCAAAGCGAG GTGGAGCGGCTGCTGTCGTACGACGGAAACCCGTTGCTCTTGCCGGAAGCCGATCGCTTCATGGTGCAGCTGGTCAAAGTGCCGCA CTACGAGGAGCTGCTGAAGGTGATGGTCCTGCGCCAGGAGTTCTCGCCGCTCCTGGACGACGTCAACAGGTCGCTGAACATCATGATCAAGGCGGCGAACG aGCTGCTGGACTGCGACGACCTTCACTCCGTCATCCGCCTGGTGTTGAAAGCCGGGAATTACATGAACGCT cagggCGGCCACAGCGCCGACGCCATCGGCTTCAGGATGGCCTCGCTGCTCAAGATGGCCGACACCAAGGCCAACAAGCCTGGCATGAACCTCATGCACTACGTCGCCAAG cagcaAGCGGATGACATCGACGCCGACCTGCTGACTTTTCCCGGCTACCTGGAGCACATCGGAGCGGCTGCCAG AATCTGCAAAGAGGATGTGGTGGCTGACTTGGAGCGACAGGTGGAGAAGCTCAACCAGGTCAAATTGCACGCCGCCGCACATTCTGACCTCCGCCAGCAGATGGAGCCCTTTCTTGAG GCATGCGAAGCTCAGCTCTGCGACGCCAACTCGTTGCTGCGTGAGCTGGAGGTGCTGAGCTGCGCCGTGGCGGAATTTTTCTGCGAGGACCCGAGAAACTTCGAGCTGGCCGGCTGCTGCTCCATCTTCCACTCCTTCTGCCGACGCTTTGAGACCGCCGTCCAG GAGAATCGTAAGCGCGAGGCGGCCGAGCAGCGTCTGAAGCGCAAGGAGAGCTTCCGGCAGACCGCGAAACGCGGACCCGCGACTCCTGTCCCAGAATCGGGCCTGGAGTCCGCTTTGCACAGGCTCCTGTCCGCCGCCCCCGAGGGACCCTCCGCCGGCAGATCCCGGAAGAACACGCAACCGCTGACCCCGGGGCCTCCGGTGGAGAGTCCCGAAAAGAAGCAAGCCAAACGCGAGGAGGTCCGGGAAGGCCCGTCCACGCCGTGCACCCCCCGGCCCAGAACCCGAGACGTTTTCTCCGACTACAACGGCGACGGGGGCTCGCCGTGGACCGTCCTGAGCCCGCTGACGTGCTCCCGGCGGCGGCGCCCTCAGCGAGGCGGCGCGTCCGACGCCAACGACCCAGACGACGGCGTGTGGGAAAGCGCGTTCCGAGGTCCTCGGGGGCGCTCGGCGTCCGTGGACTCCACGCGCCAGACGCCGCTGCCCGCCACGGCCGCCGCCTCCCGGCTGAGGACTTTGTTCCAGAGGGCGGCCCCCCAGCGCTCGTACTCCTCCGGCTCCGGGACGGACACTGTCAGGAATCCGGCCGCCTCCTTCCACTTCATTTCCTTCTTCCGACGCTTCGGAGGCAAAAAGGAGGCGCGGCAGCCCGACGTGAGACCGACGGACCTCGAACAAGATTGA
- the LOC133492283 gene encoding FH2 domain-containing protein 1-like isoform X3, which produces MVDLPTCTSTLDLLTAARFGLFGRLHRSELTESATSSSLGGIEAPLISSPEPLPRPPPPPPPPPPPLPRLPPQPSSFQRRSMKKFYWDAIPSQRVLGRVNVWTSELPPRELVLDTLSMDELFGRVDHRPAGVGRRRARGTCEVGPHEPQVGVLDSRKSMNIGILLKCFKRPAAEMVDDIVRGDWRGFGDGKLSELCKLLPDQSEVERLLSYDGNPLLLPEADRFMVQLVKVPHYEELLKVMVLRQEFSPLLDDVNRSLNIMIKAANELLDCDDLHSVIRLVLKAGNYMNAQGGHSADAIGFRMASLLKMADTKANKPGMNLMHYVAKQADDIDADLLTFPGYLEHIGAAARICKEDVVADLERQVEKLNQVKLHAAAHSDLRQQMEPFLEACEAQLCDANSLLRELEVLSCAVAEFFCEDPRNFELAGCCSIFHSFCRRFETAVQENRKREAAEQRLKRKESFRQTAKRGPATPVPESGLESALHRLLSAAPEGPSAGRSRKNTQPLTPGPPVESPEKKQAKREEVREGPSTPCTPRPRTRDVFSDYNGDGGSPWTVLSPLTCSRRRRPQRGGASDANDPDDGVWESAFRGPRGRSASVDSTRQTPLPATAAASRLRTLFQRAAPQRSYSSGSGTDTVRNPAASFHFISFFRRFGGKKEARQPDVRPTDLEQD; this is translated from the exons ATGGTCGACTTGCCCACATGTACGTCGACTCTGGACCTG CTCACCGCGGCGCGGTTTGGACTTTTCGGACGGCTGCATCG ATCAGAATTGACGGAAAGTGCGACATCGTCGTCTTTGGGCGGGATTGAGGCGCCACTGATCTCCTCTCCAGAGCCTCTGCCTCgccctcctccgccgccgcctccgccaCCCCCTCCTCTCCCCCGTCTCCCCCCCCAGCCGTCGTCGTTCCAGCGCCGCTCCATGAAAAAGTTCTACTGGGATGCCATCCCCAGCCAGCGCGTCCTGGGCCGGGTTAACGTGTGGACCTCGGAGTTGCCCCCCCGCGAACTGGTGCTGGACACGCTCAGCATGGACGAGCTCTTCGGCCGTGTGGACCACCGTCCGGCCGGCGTCGGGAGGCGGAGGGCCCGTGGCACGTGCGAGGTCGGCCCGCACGAGCCTCAG GTGGGCGTCCTGGACTCCAGAAAGAGCATGAACATCGGCATCCttctcaaatgttttaaaag GCCGGCGGCGGAAATGGTGGACGACATTGTCCGGGGCGACTGGCGCGGCTTCGGCGACGGGAAACTGTCGGAGCTCTGCAAGCTGCTGCCCGACCAAAGCGAG GTGGAGCGGCTGCTGTCGTACGACGGAAACCCGTTGCTCTTGCCGGAAGCCGATCGCTTCATGGTGCAGCTGGTCAAAGTGCCGCA CTACGAGGAGCTGCTGAAGGTGATGGTCCTGCGCCAGGAGTTCTCGCCGCTCCTGGACGACGTCAACAGGTCGCTGAACATCATGATCAAGGCGGCGAACG aGCTGCTGGACTGCGACGACCTTCACTCCGTCATCCGCCTGGTGTTGAAAGCCGGGAATTACATGAACGCT cagggCGGCCACAGCGCCGACGCCATCGGCTTCAGGATGGCCTCGCTGCTCAAGATGGCCGACACCAAGGCCAACAAGCCTGGCATGAACCTCATGCACTACGTCGCCAAG caAGCGGATGACATCGACGCCGACCTGCTGACTTTTCCCGGCTACCTGGAGCACATCGGAGCGGCTGCCAG AATCTGCAAAGAGGATGTGGTGGCTGACTTGGAGCGACAGGTGGAGAAGCTCAACCAGGTCAAATTGCACGCCGCCGCACATTCTGACCTCCGCCAGCAGATGGAGCCCTTTCTTGAG GCATGCGAAGCTCAGCTCTGCGACGCCAACTCGTTGCTGCGTGAGCTGGAGGTGCTGAGCTGCGCCGTGGCGGAATTTTTCTGCGAGGACCCGAGAAACTTCGAGCTGGCCGGCTGCTGCTCCATCTTCCACTCCTTCTGCCGACGCTTTGAGACCGCCGTCCAG GAGAATCGTAAGCGCGAGGCGGCCGAGCAGCGTCTGAAGCGCAAGGAGAGCTTCCGGCAGACCGCGAAACGCGGACCCGCGACTCCTGTCCCAGAATCGGGCCTGGAGTCCGCTTTGCACAGGCTCCTGTCCGCCGCCCCCGAGGGACCCTCCGCCGGCAGATCCCGGAAGAACACGCAACCGCTGACCCCGGGGCCTCCGGTGGAGAGTCCCGAAAAGAAGCAAGCCAAACGCGAGGAGGTCCGGGAAGGCCCGTCCACGCCGTGCACCCCCCGGCCCAGAACCCGAGACGTTTTCTCCGACTACAACGGCGACGGGGGCTCGCCGTGGACCGTCCTGAGCCCGCTGACGTGCTCCCGGCGGCGGCGCCCTCAGCGAGGCGGCGCGTCCGACGCCAACGACCCAGACGACGGCGTGTGGGAAAGCGCGTTCCGAGGTCCTCGGGGGCGCTCGGCGTCCGTGGACTCCACGCGCCAGACGCCGCTGCCCGCCACGGCCGCCGCCTCCCGGCTGAGGACTTTGTTCCAGAGGGCGGCCCCCCAGCGCTCGTACTCCTCCGGCTCCGGGACGGACACTGTCAGGAATCCGGCCGCCTCCTTCCACTTCATTTCCTTCTTCCGACGCTTCGGAGGCAAAAAGGAGGCGCGGCAGCCCGACGTGAGACCGACGGACCTCGAACAAGATTGA
- the LOC133492283 gene encoding FH2 domain-containing protein 1-like isoform X5, with translation MTTTPNAPADLPASELTESATSSSLGGIEAPLISSPEPLPRPPPPPPPPPPPLPRLPPQPSSFQRRSMKKFYWDAIPSQRVLGRVNVWTSELPPRELVLDTLSMDELFGRVDHRPAGVGRRRARGTCEVGPHEPQVGVLDSRKSMNIGILLKCFKRPAAEMVDDIVRGDWRGFGDGKLSELCKLLPDQSEVERLLSYDGNPLLLPEADRFMVQLVKVPHYEELLKVMVLRQEFSPLLDDVNRSLNIMIKAANELLDCDDLHSVIRLVLKAGNYMNAQGGHSADAIGFRMASLLKMADTKANKPGMNLMHYVAKQQADDIDADLLTFPGYLEHIGAAARICKEDVVADLERQVEKLNQVKLHAAAHSDLRQQMEPFLEACEAQLCDANSLLRELEVLSCAVAEFFCEDPRNFELAGCCSIFHSFCRRFETAVQENRKREAAEQRLKRKESFRQTAKRGPATPVPESGLESALHRLLSAAPEGPSAGRSRKNTQPLTPGPPVESPEKKQAKREEVREGPSTPCTPRPRTRDVFSDYNGDGGSPWTVLSPLTCSRRRRPQRGGASDANDPDDGVWESAFRGPRGRSASVDSTRQTPLPATAAASRLRTLFQRAAPQRSYSSGSGTDTVRNPAASFHFISFFRRFGGKKEARQPDVRPTDLEQD, from the exons ATGACGACGACGCCGAACGCACCCGCGGACCTTCCGGC ATCAGAATTGACGGAAAGTGCGACATCGTCGTCTTTGGGCGGGATTGAGGCGCCACTGATCTCCTCTCCAGAGCCTCTGCCTCgccctcctccgccgccgcctccgccaCCCCCTCCTCTCCCCCGTCTCCCCCCCCAGCCGTCGTCGTTCCAGCGCCGCTCCATGAAAAAGTTCTACTGGGATGCCATCCCCAGCCAGCGCGTCCTGGGCCGGGTTAACGTGTGGACCTCGGAGTTGCCCCCCCGCGAACTGGTGCTGGACACGCTCAGCATGGACGAGCTCTTCGGCCGTGTGGACCACCGTCCGGCCGGCGTCGGGAGGCGGAGGGCCCGTGGCACGTGCGAGGTCGGCCCGCACGAGCCTCAG GTGGGCGTCCTGGACTCCAGAAAGAGCATGAACATCGGCATCCttctcaaatgttttaaaag GCCGGCGGCGGAAATGGTGGACGACATTGTCCGGGGCGACTGGCGCGGCTTCGGCGACGGGAAACTGTCGGAGCTCTGCAAGCTGCTGCCCGACCAAAGCGAG GTGGAGCGGCTGCTGTCGTACGACGGAAACCCGTTGCTCTTGCCGGAAGCCGATCGCTTCATGGTGCAGCTGGTCAAAGTGCCGCA CTACGAGGAGCTGCTGAAGGTGATGGTCCTGCGCCAGGAGTTCTCGCCGCTCCTGGACGACGTCAACAGGTCGCTGAACATCATGATCAAGGCGGCGAACG aGCTGCTGGACTGCGACGACCTTCACTCCGTCATCCGCCTGGTGTTGAAAGCCGGGAATTACATGAACGCT cagggCGGCCACAGCGCCGACGCCATCGGCTTCAGGATGGCCTCGCTGCTCAAGATGGCCGACACCAAGGCCAACAAGCCTGGCATGAACCTCATGCACTACGTCGCCAAG cagcaAGCGGATGACATCGACGCCGACCTGCTGACTTTTCCCGGCTACCTGGAGCACATCGGAGCGGCTGCCAG AATCTGCAAAGAGGATGTGGTGGCTGACTTGGAGCGACAGGTGGAGAAGCTCAACCAGGTCAAATTGCACGCCGCCGCACATTCTGACCTCCGCCAGCAGATGGAGCCCTTTCTTGAG GCATGCGAAGCTCAGCTCTGCGACGCCAACTCGTTGCTGCGTGAGCTGGAGGTGCTGAGCTGCGCCGTGGCGGAATTTTTCTGCGAGGACCCGAGAAACTTCGAGCTGGCCGGCTGCTGCTCCATCTTCCACTCCTTCTGCCGACGCTTTGAGACCGCCGTCCAG GAGAATCGTAAGCGCGAGGCGGCCGAGCAGCGTCTGAAGCGCAAGGAGAGCTTCCGGCAGACCGCGAAACGCGGACCCGCGACTCCTGTCCCAGAATCGGGCCTGGAGTCCGCTTTGCACAGGCTCCTGTCCGCCGCCCCCGAGGGACCCTCCGCCGGCAGATCCCGGAAGAACACGCAACCGCTGACCCCGGGGCCTCCGGTGGAGAGTCCCGAAAAGAAGCAAGCCAAACGCGAGGAGGTCCGGGAAGGCCCGTCCACGCCGTGCACCCCCCGGCCCAGAACCCGAGACGTTTTCTCCGACTACAACGGCGACGGGGGCTCGCCGTGGACCGTCCTGAGCCCGCTGACGTGCTCCCGGCGGCGGCGCCCTCAGCGAGGCGGCGCGTCCGACGCCAACGACCCAGACGACGGCGTGTGGGAAAGCGCGTTCCGAGGTCCTCGGGGGCGCTCGGCGTCCGTGGACTCCACGCGCCAGACGCCGCTGCCCGCCACGGCCGCCGCCTCCCGGCTGAGGACTTTGTTCCAGAGGGCGGCCCCCCAGCGCTCGTACTCCTCCGGCTCCGGGACGGACACTGTCAGGAATCCGGCCGCCTCCTTCCACTTCATTTCCTTCTTCCGACGCTTCGGAGGCAAAAAGGAGGCGCGGCAGCCCGACGTGAGACCGACGGACCTCGAACAAGATTGA
- the LOC133492283 gene encoding FH2 domain-containing protein 1-like isoform X4: MVDLPTCTSTLDLLTAARFGLFGRLHRSELTESATSSSLGGIEAPLISSPEPLPRPPPPPPPPPPPLPRLPPQPSSFQRRSMKKFYWDAIPSQRVLGRVNVWTSELPPRELVLDTLSMDELFGRVDHRPAGVGRRRARGTCEVGPHEPQVGVLDSRKSMNIGILLKCFKRPAAEMVDDIVRGDWRGFGDGKLSELCKLLPDQSEVERLLSYDGNPLLLPEADRFMVQLVKVPHYEELLKVMVLRQEFSPLLDDVNRSLNIMIKAANELLDCDDLHSVIRLVLKAGNYMNAGGHSADAIGFRMASLLKMADTKANKPGMNLMHYVAKQADDIDADLLTFPGYLEHIGAAARICKEDVVADLERQVEKLNQVKLHAAAHSDLRQQMEPFLEACEAQLCDANSLLRELEVLSCAVAEFFCEDPRNFELAGCCSIFHSFCRRFETAVQENRKREAAEQRLKRKESFRQTAKRGPATPVPESGLESALHRLLSAAPEGPSAGRSRKNTQPLTPGPPVESPEKKQAKREEVREGPSTPCTPRPRTRDVFSDYNGDGGSPWTVLSPLTCSRRRRPQRGGASDANDPDDGVWESAFRGPRGRSASVDSTRQTPLPATAAASRLRTLFQRAAPQRSYSSGSGTDTVRNPAASFHFISFFRRFGGKKEARQPDVRPTDLEQD, from the exons ATGGTCGACTTGCCCACATGTACGTCGACTCTGGACCTG CTCACCGCGGCGCGGTTTGGACTTTTCGGACGGCTGCATCG ATCAGAATTGACGGAAAGTGCGACATCGTCGTCTTTGGGCGGGATTGAGGCGCCACTGATCTCCTCTCCAGAGCCTCTGCCTCgccctcctccgccgccgcctccgccaCCCCCTCCTCTCCCCCGTCTCCCCCCCCAGCCGTCGTCGTTCCAGCGCCGCTCCATGAAAAAGTTCTACTGGGATGCCATCCCCAGCCAGCGCGTCCTGGGCCGGGTTAACGTGTGGACCTCGGAGTTGCCCCCCCGCGAACTGGTGCTGGACACGCTCAGCATGGACGAGCTCTTCGGCCGTGTGGACCACCGTCCGGCCGGCGTCGGGAGGCGGAGGGCCCGTGGCACGTGCGAGGTCGGCCCGCACGAGCCTCAG GTGGGCGTCCTGGACTCCAGAAAGAGCATGAACATCGGCATCCttctcaaatgttttaaaag GCCGGCGGCGGAAATGGTGGACGACATTGTCCGGGGCGACTGGCGCGGCTTCGGCGACGGGAAACTGTCGGAGCTCTGCAAGCTGCTGCCCGACCAAAGCGAG GTGGAGCGGCTGCTGTCGTACGACGGAAACCCGTTGCTCTTGCCGGAAGCCGATCGCTTCATGGTGCAGCTGGTCAAAGTGCCGCA CTACGAGGAGCTGCTGAAGGTGATGGTCCTGCGCCAGGAGTTCTCGCCGCTCCTGGACGACGTCAACAGGTCGCTGAACATCATGATCAAGGCGGCGAACG aGCTGCTGGACTGCGACGACCTTCACTCCGTCATCCGCCTGGTGTTGAAAGCCGGGAATTACATGAACGCT ggCGGCCACAGCGCCGACGCCATCGGCTTCAGGATGGCCTCGCTGCTCAAGATGGCCGACACCAAGGCCAACAAGCCTGGCATGAACCTCATGCACTACGTCGCCAAG caAGCGGATGACATCGACGCCGACCTGCTGACTTTTCCCGGCTACCTGGAGCACATCGGAGCGGCTGCCAG AATCTGCAAAGAGGATGTGGTGGCTGACTTGGAGCGACAGGTGGAGAAGCTCAACCAGGTCAAATTGCACGCCGCCGCACATTCTGACCTCCGCCAGCAGATGGAGCCCTTTCTTGAG GCATGCGAAGCTCAGCTCTGCGACGCCAACTCGTTGCTGCGTGAGCTGGAGGTGCTGAGCTGCGCCGTGGCGGAATTTTTCTGCGAGGACCCGAGAAACTTCGAGCTGGCCGGCTGCTGCTCCATCTTCCACTCCTTCTGCCGACGCTTTGAGACCGCCGTCCAG GAGAATCGTAAGCGCGAGGCGGCCGAGCAGCGTCTGAAGCGCAAGGAGAGCTTCCGGCAGACCGCGAAACGCGGACCCGCGACTCCTGTCCCAGAATCGGGCCTGGAGTCCGCTTTGCACAGGCTCCTGTCCGCCGCCCCCGAGGGACCCTCCGCCGGCAGATCCCGGAAGAACACGCAACCGCTGACCCCGGGGCCTCCGGTGGAGAGTCCCGAAAAGAAGCAAGCCAAACGCGAGGAGGTCCGGGAAGGCCCGTCCACGCCGTGCACCCCCCGGCCCAGAACCCGAGACGTTTTCTCCGACTACAACGGCGACGGGGGCTCGCCGTGGACCGTCCTGAGCCCGCTGACGTGCTCCCGGCGGCGGCGCCCTCAGCGAGGCGGCGCGTCCGACGCCAACGACCCAGACGACGGCGTGTGGGAAAGCGCGTTCCGAGGTCCTCGGGGGCGCTCGGCGTCCGTGGACTCCACGCGCCAGACGCCGCTGCCCGCCACGGCCGCCGCCTCCCGGCTGAGGACTTTGTTCCAGAGGGCGGCCCCCCAGCGCTCGTACTCCTCCGGCTCCGGGACGGACACTGTCAGGAATCCGGCCGCCTCCTTCCACTTCATTTCCTTCTTCCGACGCTTCGGAGGCAAAAAGGAGGCGCGGCAGCCCGACGTGAGACCGACGGACCTCGAACAAGATTGA
- the LOC133492283 gene encoding FH2 domain-containing protein 1-like isoform X2, with product MVDLPTCTSTLDLLTAARFGLFGRLHRSELTESATSSSLGGIEAPLISSPEPLPRPPPPPPPPPPPLPRLPPQPSSFQRRSMKKFYWDAIPSQRVLGRVNVWTSELPPRELVLDTLSMDELFGRVDHRPAGVGRRRARGTCEVGPHEPQVGVLDSRKSMNIGILLKCFKRPAAEMVDDIVRGDWRGFGDGKLSELCKLLPDQSEVERLLSYDGNPLLLPEADRFMVQLVKVPHYEELLKVMVLRQEFSPLLDDVNRSLNIMIKAANELLDCDDLHSVIRLVLKAGNYMNAGGHSADAIGFRMASLLKMADTKANKPGMNLMHYVAKQQADDIDADLLTFPGYLEHIGAAARICKEDVVADLERQVEKLNQVKLHAAAHSDLRQQMEPFLEACEAQLCDANSLLRELEVLSCAVAEFFCEDPRNFELAGCCSIFHSFCRRFETAVQENRKREAAEQRLKRKESFRQTAKRGPATPVPESGLESALHRLLSAAPEGPSAGRSRKNTQPLTPGPPVESPEKKQAKREEVREGPSTPCTPRPRTRDVFSDYNGDGGSPWTVLSPLTCSRRRRPQRGGASDANDPDDGVWESAFRGPRGRSASVDSTRQTPLPATAAASRLRTLFQRAAPQRSYSSGSGTDTVRNPAASFHFISFFRRFGGKKEARQPDVRPTDLEQD from the exons ATGGTCGACTTGCCCACATGTACGTCGACTCTGGACCTG CTCACCGCGGCGCGGTTTGGACTTTTCGGACGGCTGCATCG ATCAGAATTGACGGAAAGTGCGACATCGTCGTCTTTGGGCGGGATTGAGGCGCCACTGATCTCCTCTCCAGAGCCTCTGCCTCgccctcctccgccgccgcctccgccaCCCCCTCCTCTCCCCCGTCTCCCCCCCCAGCCGTCGTCGTTCCAGCGCCGCTCCATGAAAAAGTTCTACTGGGATGCCATCCCCAGCCAGCGCGTCCTGGGCCGGGTTAACGTGTGGACCTCGGAGTTGCCCCCCCGCGAACTGGTGCTGGACACGCTCAGCATGGACGAGCTCTTCGGCCGTGTGGACCACCGTCCGGCCGGCGTCGGGAGGCGGAGGGCCCGTGGCACGTGCGAGGTCGGCCCGCACGAGCCTCAG GTGGGCGTCCTGGACTCCAGAAAGAGCATGAACATCGGCATCCttctcaaatgttttaaaag GCCGGCGGCGGAAATGGTGGACGACATTGTCCGGGGCGACTGGCGCGGCTTCGGCGACGGGAAACTGTCGGAGCTCTGCAAGCTGCTGCCCGACCAAAGCGAG GTGGAGCGGCTGCTGTCGTACGACGGAAACCCGTTGCTCTTGCCGGAAGCCGATCGCTTCATGGTGCAGCTGGTCAAAGTGCCGCA CTACGAGGAGCTGCTGAAGGTGATGGTCCTGCGCCAGGAGTTCTCGCCGCTCCTGGACGACGTCAACAGGTCGCTGAACATCATGATCAAGGCGGCGAACG aGCTGCTGGACTGCGACGACCTTCACTCCGTCATCCGCCTGGTGTTGAAAGCCGGGAATTACATGAACGCT ggCGGCCACAGCGCCGACGCCATCGGCTTCAGGATGGCCTCGCTGCTCAAGATGGCCGACACCAAGGCCAACAAGCCTGGCATGAACCTCATGCACTACGTCGCCAAG cagcaAGCGGATGACATCGACGCCGACCTGCTGACTTTTCCCGGCTACCTGGAGCACATCGGAGCGGCTGCCAG AATCTGCAAAGAGGATGTGGTGGCTGACTTGGAGCGACAGGTGGAGAAGCTCAACCAGGTCAAATTGCACGCCGCCGCACATTCTGACCTCCGCCAGCAGATGGAGCCCTTTCTTGAG GCATGCGAAGCTCAGCTCTGCGACGCCAACTCGTTGCTGCGTGAGCTGGAGGTGCTGAGCTGCGCCGTGGCGGAATTTTTCTGCGAGGACCCGAGAAACTTCGAGCTGGCCGGCTGCTGCTCCATCTTCCACTCCTTCTGCCGACGCTTTGAGACCGCCGTCCAG GAGAATCGTAAGCGCGAGGCGGCCGAGCAGCGTCTGAAGCGCAAGGAGAGCTTCCGGCAGACCGCGAAACGCGGACCCGCGACTCCTGTCCCAGAATCGGGCCTGGAGTCCGCTTTGCACAGGCTCCTGTCCGCCGCCCCCGAGGGACCCTCCGCCGGCAGATCCCGGAAGAACACGCAACCGCTGACCCCGGGGCCTCCGGTGGAGAGTCCCGAAAAGAAGCAAGCCAAACGCGAGGAGGTCCGGGAAGGCCCGTCCACGCCGTGCACCCCCCGGCCCAGAACCCGAGACGTTTTCTCCGACTACAACGGCGACGGGGGCTCGCCGTGGACCGTCCTGAGCCCGCTGACGTGCTCCCGGCGGCGGCGCCCTCAGCGAGGCGGCGCGTCCGACGCCAACGACCCAGACGACGGCGTGTGGGAAAGCGCGTTCCGAGGTCCTCGGGGGCGCTCGGCGTCCGTGGACTCCACGCGCCAGACGCCGCTGCCCGCCACGGCCGCCGCCTCCCGGCTGAGGACTTTGTTCCAGAGGGCGGCCCCCCAGCGCTCGTACTCCTCCGGCTCCGGGACGGACACTGTCAGGAATCCGGCCGCCTCCTTCCACTTCATTTCCTTCTTCCGACGCTTCGGAGGCAAAAAGGAGGCGCGGCAGCCCGACGTGAGACCGACGGACCTCGAACAAGATTGA